A window of the Vigna angularis cultivar LongXiaoDou No.4 chromosome 3, ASM1680809v1, whole genome shotgun sequence genome harbors these coding sequences:
- the LOC108344858 gene encoding probable prefoldin subunit 4 produces MQQGGGSETEVTWEDQQNINKFGRLNNRFHELEDEIKIAKESNDNLEDASNELILTDEEVVRFQIGEVFAHVPKDEVESRIEQMKEVTSQKLEKLEEEKESVLAQMAELKKILYAKFNDSINLEED; encoded by the exons ATGCAGCAG GGCGGTGGATCTGAGACGGAAGTGACATGGGAGGACCAACAGAACATCAACAAATTTGGAAGGTTGAATAATCGCTTTCACGAGCTTGAGGATGAGATCAAAATCGCTAAG GAATCAAATGATAATTTGGAGGATGCAAGCAACGAGTTGATTCTCACAGATGAAGAGGTAGTTCGGTTTCAAATAGGGGAGGTTTTTGCTCATGTGCCAAAGGATGAAGTTGAGAGCAGAATTGAACAGATGAAAGAGGTGACGAgtcaaaaattagaaaaacttGAAGAGGAGAAAGAATCTGTACTTGCTCAGATGGCTGAACTGAAGAAAATTTTGTATGCAAAGTTCAATGACTCGATCAACCTTGAGGAGGATTAG
- the LOC108345875 gene encoding E3 ubiquitin protein ligase DRIP2, translated as MVSSQVVKVKRDTLRPCMTCPLCHNFYKDATTISLCLHTFCRKCIYDKLSDEEMDCCPVCKIDLGCLPVEKLRPDHNLQDIRAKVFPFKRKKIKAQEVLSSISLPTKRKERSLSSLVVSAPKVSMQPGFTGKRTKTSTRKAAAALRGCGFLLESIKKEETNGEDNTDPSMAEPSKKHKPNADKENSVEHAEGKVDLWTPLNCLVEAANRTKSSRSNSQAIPLAKLESPVTPHGGQNIPEITTKTELPASVHSELNIPKSKNKYTGHKTIFGDDKDANNLPSGPVKRRRLRPAGQKRVAASEMSSSSPAPLNATGSKCNRKNSPIWFSLVASEDQKGDIPLPQISACYLRIKDGTVPVSFIQKYLVKKLNLSSEAEVEIMCRGQAVLPSLQLHNLVDLWFRTASTSKRIPTSVGSSAKDFVMVLSYCRKTLPP; from the exons ATGGTGTCGAGCCAGGTGGTGAAAGTGAAGAGAGATACGCTACGACCATGCATGACATGCCCTCTCTGCCATAACTTCTACAAAGATGCCACCACCATCTCTCTCTGCCTTCACACCT TTTGCAGGAAGTGCATATATGATAAACTATCGGATGAGGAGATGGATTGCTGTCCTGTGTGCAAGATTGATTTAGGCTGCCTTCCGGTTGAAAAGCTCAG GCCAGACCATAATTTGCAAGATATAAGGGCAAAAGTATTCCCGTTTAAGAGAAAAAAGATCAAGGCCCAGGAAGTTTTGTCTTCAATATCATTGCCAaccaaaaggaaagaaagatcACTTTCATCATTGGTAGTCAGTGCCCCCAAAGTTTCAATGCAACCCGGCTTTACAGGAAAGAGAACTAAAACCAGTACAAGAAAGGCTGCTGCTGCTTTACGTGGATGCGGTTTTCTTCTTGAATCCATAAAGAAGGAAGAAACAAACGGTGAAGATAATACG GATCCTTCAATGGCCGAGCCTTCTAAAAAGCATAAGCCTAATGCAGATAAAGAGAACAGTGTGGAACATGCAGAAGGGAAGGTTGATCTCTGGACACCCCTGAACTGTCTTGTTGAAGCTGCCAACCGAACAAAGTCCTCCAGGTCAAATTCACAAGCAATTCCTCTTGCCAAATTAGAGTCCCCGGTTACTCCTCATGGTGGACAAAATATACCTGAAATTACAACCAAAACAGAGCTACCAGCTTCTGTCCACAGTGAACTAAACATTCCAAAATCCAAAAATAAGTATACTGGACACAAAACAATATTTGGGGATGACAAGGATGCAAACAACTTGCCTTCAGGACCagtgaagagaagaaggttgcGTCCTGCTGGTCAGAAAAGAGTTGCAGCATCTGAGATGTCTTCCTCATCCCCAGCACCACTAAATGCAACAGGGAGCAAGTGCAACAGAAAAAATAGTCCTATCTGGTTTTCATTAGTTGCTTCAGAGGACCA GAAAGGAGATATTCCCTTGCCACAGATCTCAGCATGTTATTTAAGAATAAA GGATGGTACTGTGCCCGTCTCATTTATTCAAAAGTACCTCGTGAAGAAACTTAATCTTTCCAGTGAAGCAGAG GTGGAAATAATGTGCCGGGGTCAAGCAGTGCTTCCATCATTACAACTGCATAATTTAGTAGATCTATGGTTCCGGACAGCCTCAACCTCGAAAAGGATACCAACATCAGTGGGGTCCTCAGCCAAAGATTTTGTGATGGTTTTATCGTATTGTCGAAAGACATTGCCCCCTTGA
- the LOC108345399 gene encoding pathogenesis-related protein PR-4 → MKLNIIMTKLILFVWSIVCVVAVASGQSAVVESTYHLYQPEQHNWDLLAVSAYCATWDANQPLSWRSKYGWTAFCGPAGPQGQDSCGKCLRVTNTRTGDEQIARIVDQCQNGGLDLDVSVFQRLDSDGNGNAQGHLTVHYEFVDCGD, encoded by the exons ATGAAGCTTAACATCATAATGACAAAGCTTATCCTTTTCGTGTGGTCGATAGTTTGTGTGGTGGCTGTGGCCTCTGGTCAAAGTGCCGTTGTGGAGTCTACGTATCATCTATACCAACCTGAGCAGCATAACTGGGACTTGCTGGCAGTGAGTGCGTATTGCGCCACTTGGGATGCAAACCAGCCCCTCTCATGGCGAAGCAAATATGGATGGACAGCCTTCTGTGGACCTGCAGGGCCTCAAGGACAAGATTCTTGTGGCAAGTGCTTGAGG GTGACAAACACTCGAACAGGAGATGAGCAAATAGCTAGAATTGTGGATCAATGCCAAAACGGGGGTCTGGACTTGGACGTTAGCGTGTTCCAAAGACTTGACTCCGACGGAAATGGGAATGCTCAAGGCCATCTTACTGTTCACTACGAATTTGTCGACTGTGGTGACTAA
- the LOC108346019 gene encoding pentatricopeptide repeat-containing protein PNM1, mitochondrial: MSLQLRRLLLRCSSFSLTSPSPIHPPPPLFPRHSSTHFHFRTLFSPSLFITRHFSSVTQIDPIAHNLSYELLNEPDSDPLSVSKRLHLSNSHVTPTPDLILQTLNLCPQAGRNVLGFHQWLSSNPQFTHTDHTLSYFVDYFGRRKDFKATHDLLSTAAVVGPKTLESAIDRLVRAGRPSQAVQFFERMERDYGMKRDRCSLKVVVEKLCSKGFASYAEKMVKDLAREFFPDEETCDLLIRGWCVDGKLEEAQRLAGEMYRGGFELGVGAYNAMLDCVCKLCREKDPFRLDSEVEKMLVEMDFRGVPRNVETFNVLITNLCKIRRTEDALRLFGSMGEWGCHPNGSTFLVLIRSLYQAARLEEGDEMIDRMRSAGYGEFLDKKTYYQFLRILCGIERIDHALSVFAMMKADGCVPGVKTYDLLMGKLGSHNRVDRANALFNEAKSRGLPVILKDYAVDPRHLKKKSVVKVVKKRETLPEKMARKRSRLKQIRLSFVKKPRRMMGR; this comes from the coding sequence ATGTCTCTGCAACTTCGGAGACTCTTACTCCGTTGTAGTTCCTTTTCATTGACATCTCCTTCTCCGATTCACCCACCTCCTCCTCTCTTTCCCCGACATTCCTCAACCCATTTCCATTTCAGGACTCTCTTCTCTCCTTCGCTCTTTATAACCAGACATTTCTCGTCGGTTACCCAAATAGACCCAATTGCGCATAACCTCTCCTATGAGCTTCTGAACGAACCGGACTCTGACCCTCTCTCAGTTTCGAAGCGCCTCCACCTCAGCAACTCCCACGTCACTCCAACCCCCGATTTGATTCTCCAAACCCTAAACCTCTGTCCCCAAGCTGGCCGTAATGTATTAGGCTTCCATCAGTGGCTCTCTTCCAATCCCCAATTCACACACACTGACCACACACTATCATATTTCGTCGACTACTTCGGCCGCCGCAAGGACTTCAAAGCCACGCATGACCTCCTCTCCACCGCAGCCGTTGTCGGACCTAAGACCCTTGAATCGGCGATCGACCGCCTCGTGCGTGCTGGCCGGCCCAGCCAGGCGGTTCAGTTCTTTGAGAGAATGGAGAGAGACTACGGGATGAAGCGTGATCGCTGTTCGCTGAAGGTAGTCGTGGAGAAGCTGTGTTCAAAGGGCTTCGCGAGTTACGCGGAGAAGATGGTGAAGGATTTGGCTAGGGAGTTTTTCCCCGACGAAGAGACGTGTGATTTGTTGATCAGAGGCTGGTGCGTGGATGGGAAGCTCGAGGAAGCTCAGAGGCTCGCCGGTGAGATGTATCGTGGAGGATTTGAGCTTGGTGTAGGGGCTTACAATGCCATGCTTGATTGCGTTTGTAAGCTTTGTCGCGAGAAGGATCCGTTTCGGTTGGATTCGGAGGTGGAGAAGATGCTGGTGGAGATGGACTTCCGTGGGGTTCCCAGGAATGTGGAGACTTTCAATGTGTTGATAACGAATCTGTGTAAGATTAGGAGGACAGAGGATGCGTTGAGGTTGTTTGGTAGTATGGGAGAGTGGGGGTGTCATCCTAATGGGTCTACTTTTCTTGTTTTGATCAGGAGTTTGTATCAGGCTGCTAGGCTGGAGGAGGGGGATGAAATGATTGATAGGATGAGATCTGCCGGGTATGGTGAGTTTCTTGACAAGAAGACTTACTATCAGTTCCTCAGGATTTTATGTGGCATTGAGAGGATTGATCATGCTTTGAGTGTGTTTGCTATGATGAAGGCTGATGGGTGTGTACCCGGGGTTAAAACTTATGACTTATTGATGGGGAAATTGGGTTCCCACAATCGTGTTGATAGGGCTAATGCTTTGTTCAATGAAGCAAAGAGTAGGGGACTGCCTGTGATCCTTAAAGATTATGCTGTTGACCCAAGGCACCTGAAGAAGAAGAGCGTTGTCAAGGTTGTGAAGAAGAGGGAAACCTTGCCTGAGAAAATGGCTAGGAAGAGAAGCCGCCTGAAACAAATTCGGTTGAGCTTTGTGAAGAAGCCCAGACGTATGATGGGTCGTTAA